One genomic region from Bernardetia sp. encodes:
- a CDS encoding M1 family metallopeptidase: MQKFSLQTLFSSLVLFSLLTACNSDNKTTDQTLETTELSATDSTVQMTTSNPTDIHTFAVPKEAKVKHLDLKLNVDFESKMLSGVATYDIEVQNNVDKIYLDTRSLTIENVEVDGQKANFELENEVEHLGQKLSIPVTPQSEKITITYKTSSEAEALQWLSKEQTAGKKSPFLFTQSQAILARTWVPTQDSPGIRFTYTAEVTVPKDLMAVMSAENPQQKNDSGVYNFKMEQPIPAYLLALSVGDLRFQPIGERTGVYAEPSVISKAAYEFEEMDKMLVAAEKLYGKYAWGRYDLIVLPPSFPFGGMENPRLTFATPTILAGDRSLTSLVAHELAHSWSGNLVTNATWNDFWLNEGFTVYFENRIMEEVYGKDYAEMLALISYQDLKSEVDAMTTNNNAEDTKLKLDLKDRNPDDGVTSIAYDKGFYFLKLIENTVGREKFDTFLNQYFTEFAFKTTNTEDFLNYLETNLLSKVEGANEKINPKEWIYETGIPSNIPKIESERYDKAIAAAQAWKDGTPAAQLETTDWTFQQWLFFLRALPNDLTSQQMQELDKQFKFSDTGNNEVLGEWLIKVAHNQYEKSYPQMRTFLVNVGRRKFLSPIYTELIANDKTYPLAKEIFEEAKPNYHFVSSSSIEKMLASKK, translated from the coding sequence ATGCAAAAATTCTCATTACAAACCTTGTTTTCTAGCTTGGTTTTGTTTTCTCTTCTTACAGCTTGTAATTCAGACAACAAAACAACAGACCAAACTCTAGAAACCACCGAACTATCTGCTACTGATTCTACTGTTCAAATGACTACATCTAATCCTACCGATATTCATACGTTTGCTGTTCCCAAAGAAGCAAAAGTAAAACACCTAGATTTGAAATTAAATGTAGATTTTGAAAGTAAAATGCTCTCTGGAGTTGCTACTTACGATATTGAAGTTCAGAATAATGTAGATAAAATTTATTTAGACACTCGCAGCCTAACCATTGAAAACGTTGAGGTAGATGGACAAAAAGCTAACTTCGAATTAGAAAACGAAGTAGAACATCTCGGACAAAAACTCTCTATTCCAGTTACCCCACAGTCTGAAAAAATTACTATCACTTACAAAACTTCATCTGAAGCAGAGGCATTACAATGGCTTTCTAAAGAACAAACAGCAGGAAAGAAAAGTCCATTCCTATTCACACAATCGCAGGCTATTTTGGCTCGTACGTGGGTGCCAACACAAGACAGCCCAGGTATTCGCTTTACGTACACAGCCGAAGTTACTGTTCCAAAAGACCTTATGGCAGTGATGAGCGCAGAAAATCCACAGCAGAAAAATGATTCTGGTGTATATAATTTCAAAATGGAACAGCCGATTCCAGCCTATTTGTTGGCTCTTTCTGTGGGAGATTTGCGTTTTCAGCCAATTGGAGAGCGTACAGGCGTTTATGCTGAACCTTCTGTAATTAGCAAAGCTGCTTATGAGTTTGAGGAAATGGACAAGATGCTAGTAGCAGCTGAAAAACTCTATGGAAAATATGCGTGGGGACGTTACGACCTTATCGTTTTGCCTCCTAGTTTTCCGTTTGGTGGAATGGAAAATCCACGTCTTACTTTTGCAACACCTACAATTTTGGCTGGCGACCGTTCGCTTACTTCTCTAGTGGCTCACGAACTCGCTCATTCGTGGTCGGGAAACTTAGTAACTAACGCTACGTGGAACGACTTTTGGCTAAATGAAGGCTTTACTGTTTATTTTGAGAACAGAATTATGGAAGAAGTTTATGGAAAAGATTATGCTGAAATGCTTGCTCTGATTTCTTATCAAGATTTGAAGAGCGAGGTAGATGCTATGACAACAAATAACAATGCAGAAGATACAAAGCTCAAACTTGACCTAAAAGACCGTAATCCAGATGATGGCGTTACTTCAATCGCTTACGATAAAGGGTTTTATTTCTTGAAATTAATAGAAAATACAGTAGGTCGTGAAAAATTTGATACATTTTTGAATCAATATTTTACTGAATTTGCTTTCAAAACCACTAATACAGAAGACTTTTTAAATTATTTGGAAACCAATCTTCTTTCAAAAGTGGAGGGAGCAAATGAAAAAATCAATCCAAAAGAGTGGATTTATGAAACAGGAATTCCTAGTAATATTCCAAAAATTGAATCAGAGCGTTACGACAAAGCTATCGCAGCAGCACAGGCTTGGAAAGATGGAACACCAGCAGCACAGCTAGAAACAACAGACTGGACATTCCAACAATGGCTCTTTTTCCTTCGTGCCTTACCAAACGATTTGACTTCACAGCAAATGCAAGAATTAGACAAGCAGTTTAAGTTTTCAGACACTGGGAACAATGAAGTTTTGGGAGAGTGGCTTATAAAAGTAGCACACAACCAATACGAAAAGTCATATCCACAGATGCGTACTTTCTTAGTAAATGTAGGACGTAGAAAATTTTTGAGTCCGATTTATAC